In Puntigrus tetrazona isolate hp1 chromosome 15, ASM1883169v1, whole genome shotgun sequence, the DNA window CTTCTGCTGACAAATGCTACAGGTCGTAACCCCTCTCCTTGGTCCTGATACAAGACCCCACCCAACCCTTCACAGCAGGCATCAACATGTAGGACATACGGGAGCTGAGGATTTGCAAAGATCAACACAGGAGCCTGGGTAAGTCTCCCCTTCAACTCCTTAAAAGCAGCTTCGCAAGCATCAGTCCATCTACTCCCAAATGGATCAGAGGCTTTATATAGTACTCGTTCTGGACTGAGTCCTGCTTTTATCTTCTTCAAACTCGCTGTCGTCAGACATCCTTGCAACAACTGATTAAGTGGGTAGGACACTTTTGAATAGTCTTTCACAAATCTTCTGTAGTATCCACAGAATCCCAAGAAAGAACGTAGTTCTGAAACGTTCTGTGGTCGAGGCCAGGACTGTACAGCATCAATCTTTGAGGGGTCAGTTGAGACACCATCTTGAGACACAATGTGTCCAACATAACTGACAGAGGTCTGACAGAAGGTGCACTTGTCCAAAGACAACTTCAAACCTTCACTCCGCAGGCGATCCAACACCTTAATCAGCCGCTCTTCATGCTCCTCCAAGGTCCTTCCGAAAATGATGAGGTCATCCAGGTAAACTAATACCTCCAACAAATTCATGTCCCCAACTGTCCTTTCCATAACTCTCTTGAAAAGTCGCTGAGCTCCACAAATCCCTTGTGGCATTCTCTGAAACTGATAGAACCCCACTGGGCAGATGAATGCCGTCTTTTCTTGATCTGCTTCACTCAGAGGGATCTGATAATATCCACTTCTGAGATCCAACACACTGAACCACTTGCTCCCATTCAGGCAAGCCAATGCATCTTCAATGCGTGGGACAGTATATTGATCTGGGACAGTACGTCTATTTAACGTCCTGTAATCCACGCACATCCTGATCTGTCCATTCTTCTTCCGTACTACGACAATCGGAGAAGCATAAGGACTCCTTGACTCTGTGATAATCCCTGCCCCTTTCAACTTCTCCAAATGCTGCCTGACATCCTCCAAGTCAGCTGGCGGAAGACGTCGTGACCTTTCACGAAAAGGCTTATCCTCTGTCAGTCGAATGTGATGCTGGGTACTCCTTGAACATCCCACATCAAATTCATCACATGAAAAGACCTCCTTCCTCTCCAACATCTTTTCAATCAGCCGTTGTCTCCATTCCTCTGTCAAAGGAGAATcaccaaaattaaatgaattcttGTTCAAGTTTGCCTGACCACTACTCTCGTTGGGCTTAGAGACCGTAGGGACAATCTCAACAGGAAAAACATGAGCAATAGCCATTCCTCGTTTAACCGTCATGGGGCGAGAGGAGACATTTCTGATTGTAACTCCAATCCTTTTTGACTTGACAACGTCAGTAGACTGCACTTCCGGGGTTACTAGGAGTTCCTCAGGAAACCACGGTTCCTCTGGTTTATCCACTAACAAGGTCTTATTAGAAATAACAGCAGAGTATTTTAGAATTCCATAAACCCTAGCATTCTTCCCCGGAGACAGTTTCAGTGGCTTAGGGTGAAGATACCAGACAGTTCCTCTTCTGTCATCCTCGTCACACTTTTCCACTGCAATGACCCGCTCATAAGCATTTCGGATTTCAGGATGGACAGTTAAAGTATGAAGAAAATCATCTCCCACTTTATCTTTGCACGCTTCCACCAGCTTTTTCACTACAGATGTATTTGTTCCCACCAGAATGTTGACATCTCCTTTCATGACAGCGTCGGGACAAACCAACACAAGTGCATCGATGGATTCTGCTACTCCTGCCACAGATCCTGGAAACTCCAATCTTAAAGACAGACAGCCATCATAGGGGTACTGCTGCCTGCTTAGCCCCCATATCTCCAAATTCTCTATTGGTGTCAATGGCAGATGCTTTAAGTATTTCTCATAGAAAGATCTATACAGCAGAGTGACTTGTGATCCACTATCCAGCAAAGCCTTTGCATAGATTCCTTCCACCTGGATAGGAAGAACAGAGCTAGGTCCCACTAACCCGCTCGGAATATTTGCTGGCTCAACTTTGACTCTTTTGCACATTGTGGAACGTGTCTCTCCCGGAGCTTCAGGCCGTTCCTCTACTGAGCCCCGGAGAAGTTTCCCGATGACTGTCTCATTCTGATGAGTCGCTGGTTTACTTTCCTGAGATTTTCTTCATTGTTACAATCACGCTTCAGATGCCCATCTTCCCCACATCTGTAACAGAAAACACCAGCTTTGATCACTGGTCTGATTGGTGTTTTACTCTCTGCAGTTGCAGATAGACTGTGCATAGTAGGACGATCATGGGTTACTGGTTCTTTTGCTGCAGCTGACAAGCGTGACACTTCATTTTTCAACCCCCTAATCTCCTTTTTCAGCTTCTCTACTTCTGAGTCTGCAAGGTTAGTATTAGCAGATGACTCCTTCTTGGCGGAGGACACTACAGACACGGCTACTTTAGACTGTAATGAACTCCGGCTGTTCGCtatgttttcttcttctctcacttctttcattaattcattaaaagaagGAGGGGCACAAAGCTTATGGGTCATCCTCAGCCGCATAGCCACCAGATCACTTGACAGGGCACCTCTGACAATCTGCCGCATTCGAAGATGATTCAGGGCAGAATATTCTATGCCTTTCTTCCTTAGCATACTGTGCAACATCCTGTCCAACCTCAGTATGTAGGCGGAGAGCTTTTTTCTCCTCATTCTGGTAAGTGCTCCAAACTTTAACATCAAATCGGCAGCATCCTCAGTAGTGCCAAATGTTGACTCTAGCACACTGAGATAATCACTGAAAGTAGCAGTTGGGTTTCCAGTCTTTTCAAATCTAACAATATCGGCTGCAGGACCTCTGAGACACTCTACAAGTCTCTGCTTCTTGATATTATCAGAACACTGCCATTCTTCCAGAATGTGGGTAGTCTGCTCTACCCAAACCTCATACTCATCTTCCCCAGGAGGAGTTGGTATGAATCCTGAGAAAGGACGCAGCCTTCTGTATCCCACTCTCTCCTCTGATGAAGCCACATGACACGTTTGGACAAGAGAGTTTATGGCATCAACTAATTTAGTGTTGAGGTCAGGTGCAGGGGAAACAACACTTGGGATGTCAGCTAATGATTTGCCCTCTTTTTGGAGGAAAGAGATCAATTTAGACTGGaactcttcctctctctgcttAGGGGTTTCAGCTGCTACATGAACGACCTGCGTGTACCAGGGACCAACCTCAGGTCCTCCAATCTCTGAAGGAATAGATATCTCGGAGATGCTACAAGCTAtttcaatcaaaataaactgatattGCTTAGTTTCATCAGAGTGACGATCAAGCACTTTGCATTTTCCAATCCCCAGAACAGTATCCAGCACATCATAGACTACTCTGTCATCACAGTCTGTAGGCACCTTGCTTAAAATAAGAACTCTGTCCAACTCAACGCTTTTCTCTCTGCACCATGCAATAATCTCATTAACCTCCATTTTGTTCCTGTTGCAccaatgttcaaaaaaaaaaataaatgtatagctGCTAAACAGTCTGAAATTTAATAATCTGAAATCTGACAATCTGAATAATCTGAAActatcccggacgagcccccacaAATGTAGCCCTCTCCCGCTGTACGGCTCAGACAATGACTAGGgaaaagttttaaatcaaactaaaacaaaaaaaaatgtctaggCGAGAGTTACATCTAAATTACTCCGTGAATAGTGATTCACAAATTACCTCAAgaattaaacattcaaataccACTCGGGTCTCAGATATCAGTATGAAATGTCAGATGTATGATGAACTataacctgtatgacttttttaaacttgcttttattaaatcacTTGAGTAAGCAAGTAATTAAATTCACACAGTTTCAACAATATTtcgaaaacacaaaataaaatataaaaataacccaaagtTCCTGTAAAACTCAATATTACCCAGCTGGGATTTTCAGTTCAACGTTGGCGCGCTAGTTGGAGCTCTTGTGATGAAACAAACTGTAACACGTTACTCACGAATCCAGGGAACTAGATTTCACTCATGGAATAATAATCGCGGACCCTTGATGAACGATGAGATGCAACGCACAGCCTCCATGACGTTGCGCGAATCCAATGAACTTCTCCGTCCTCGAACATGCCAAACGAACTCCACGAAGATCCTCCTCCACCTCGCGACCCTGACTCGACGATCTCTCAGTCTCCTGAAAGACGACTCTGTAGTCTTCTCTGGTCGAAGCAGAACTCACGCGAGGCTGGGGTGTAGATGCGGCCTTCGCAAACTTTCTTCGGCGCTCTCTTTTGCGGCGAGCAGCGGCGCGATGTGTGATGCGTcttcaattaatatatatttacagaaacgTTTCTAAACTTAGACCGTCACTGAAAATGTCTATTAATGAGATGAAATGAGCTTCTTTCGCGCACACTTCTCTTTGCACCACGTTGCTCTGACTCTCTCAACGGAAAAAAACCCGTGTAGCACGCACTACGTTCCTCTTTAACCCCGCCCCTTGAACTTAAGGGGTCAAAGTCCTTTGTTCTCATAGGACGAGATAATATTAgcagaaaatacaacaaaattaaagtcCTTGTTTTAGTTCTTGGTATTAAATACCGTTTACACTTTTAGAGAAGTCTTAAAggaacatatataaaaaaaaaaaaacaaatcagcataaaacATTGTAACCAAACAAATTTCTCTTTTATCCCtcttttaaacaatgcaaacatttgtTTAGGGCTCTACATACGGTAATGCCATTTGAGTTACATGGAGCTTCAGCCACCTTTCAGAGGCTTATGGATGGAATACTTGCTGGATATGACCAGTATGCGGCAGCATACTTGGATAATGTAGTGATCTATAGTCAGACATGGCCAGAACACCTAGATCATCTTAGTGATGTCTTACAAAGACTTCAAAAAGCTGGACTTACTATTAATTTGGCTAAATGTTCATGGGCTCAATCAGAGGTAAAATATCTGGGATACCTCCTTGGTCATGGTCAAATTAAGCCACAAGTGGAAAAGCTTAGAGCCATCCAAAATATCCCTAgaccacaaacaaaaaagcaaataagATCATTTTTGGGTTTAATTGGGTGGTATCGCAGATTTATTCCCCATTTTTCATCTCTGGCTACCCCATTAACAGATCTGACTAAAAAGATTCCTTCCAAGTTCCACTGGACCAGGGAGTGTGAAGAAGCTTTTGTAGCACTCGAAGACTTAATATGTCAAGATCCAATTCTGCAGAGTCCTGACTTTTCAAAAAGGTTTCTTGTACAGGTGGATGCTTCAGATGTTGGCCTAGGAGCAGTTTTGGCCCAAGGAGAGACTGGATGTGAGCGACCAGTGTTATTCCTTAGCAGAAAACTCTTTGAGAGAGAGCGGAAGTATTCCACTGTGGAGAAAGAAGGATTGGCAATTAAATGGGCTGTGGACTCACTACAGTACTATCTTCTTGGAAGAGAATTCACATTGCAAACAGACCATCAAGCATTAAAGTGAATGCAATCCATGCAAAACAATAACACTAGAATACTGCACTGGTGTCTGGCTTTGCAACCCTATAAATTCACAATTGAGCATTGTCTAGGTAAAAAGAATCTTATAGCAGATTACTTATCACGTTTACCTTACTAATTCAGTTCAGAGGGGGTAAAAGGAGAAATGTGATAAAGTAAGgatgtgaaatacataaagatGAATAACCATTccacaatgttttgtttgaaataactttatttgtttcttttatttttccagtcacATGGAAGGTGCACATTCCAGTGTGACTTATGTTTTGGTGGTGGTTTCTGAGTTCtgtaaaacaagagaaaattgGACAGTTAAACAAATAACTTTTGAGTAATTAATTTATGGTTTTCTTTGTCTTACCTTTCCCTTTGGTGCTTCCTAGTAGGAGGGGCCGCCCGTAAGGAAGCCCTATTTATTCCATCCATGGAAAGGGAGGAGTCTGTTCCACACCCATGTggatattgttttttcttttgcatgtcTTTTGGACAAATGTTTGTATAGGGAAATAAGTGAAAACAGTTCAAGATGTTAATGGTGTTGTTTGTGTAGGGTTATACCTTTTAttgattatgataattatgaattgtcatttgaatcagctctcaattcaagtttggggaattgaatcttaaaagattcacgttagtatgtaattcaaatacacctttaaatcacctaatacgtccagcgttttagggcaatttaaatgtatgttaccaatatgaatttactctgtgatcagcaaaataaatcaattggactttactcgtttatctgatcttcgctttacctcgagcaggtaacaacggatctaggcatgagtttgactttccagttacataacacacaaacaagaattcgtaataatgaaacacaatttattaaacagtacctactaattgacaagactatactgagaagactaaacatacacacacatacacatacattcatacacacattcacgggttggaagggaagatggataattgtctgtccaaagtctgttagctagttctgagatcgcacttaGAGctccaacaaagcaaagttagggttTATCttcgcttatatgtgtctgcgccgattcagtaaagagatgaaaaggtagttttaccactcggctgGTCTGGGGGaatcccggcttgctgattgggcaggctcgtccgtgggatgacgtggtcgggctttcccgggctgtttgaatgaagtctctctagcttggtggttcgctttggatgaaccgggttggttatggaaagggcagtgagtgtccatggagtgatgtgacggagcggaccggtgtcgagggtatcgggtcgttcttgttcagagtcttctaacttctccaagttccaaagtttctccgtttccgtggcaattcctgcagcgacccgaattcTCTGCGACTCCCGGTGGTTCCGAAGaagttcttctcgactcgactccgactcCGACTCGTCTCTTCTCAACTcaatcccgaggtcgaaggggcgtgtccacgcctgctttcgactccggtttcgtgcatactttatcccagttagaattgacattctgcacttctgttccttatcaaaagcttataagtggaatacactgttgtgcattgcacaaacacacatattcattcaccacgatattggaaacatcgtaagcttcaatttgatatcaaacatgcattatctagcgcttatggaacgctctctgttagaggattatttaacgagtatatagcggttcctacatacatcccaaaacatttatgaagcagttatttacagatgaacctttatttgtttgaaaggaaagcatttagattgttcgtttagtagttttatgtgtgtcctggcagttcctttattgtagcgaaaaggaaaaaggcgcgcttttaaggaatgtatgttgggacagagcaaacctccctgtggggggttgaaagtgtgaggctgtcctgaccacgttgattcaccgcgggagtcttatcaccttttgacttggtggcttggtagaactggtcccaggtcagtgcacagaacgggttatcgcgctgtcgaccagatgttgcgttttcaatcatcccaatcttgacgtgggtactctcggattggccgagctcactgcagcgacagtcccttgagaatgtttggtagactttgcggcgctctgcatcgctctgtggaccatcttgattgcctttatggtccggggtgcggaggatgcgcgattttacgacctggttctagagcgattcccccttttatggttcgtgtctgttcatcaaggccccACATTTGTATCAtcaatgtgtacatttttcagtGAAGCAGTTTTAGAGGAAACTGTGGGATTGGGCTATTTGAAATTTAGGGGAGGTGCATCACCTATAAAAGTCTAACTGTTGTTccaagagaaacagagagagagatggaaggGGATGCTGTGTTGGAGTGGTAGCCAATTTTTCTCCTGATGCCCTTGTAAAGTGCAAGCCTTGATgtgaatttttgttgttttgatttattttgtactttgtttttccggtttctatttttgtaacatccagccagcagagggagccctctcccgattactgactcgagccgctccctctatcaccacttcctgtttggtgcTATTTAACTGTAGAGCACCATGTGCTCtatgcgaagtattgccagcctgtctgccttaccgagCGTTTACCCATTGTGCTATTGACTAtcattgtgtatgaccattgcttgctttatcgactcacggcttcacggatcttccttatttgttacggtaaccgatctctattgaactttgttattgacctttgccttccttcgactttgcccacagatatccctttgtgtatgtttgccttccggactgatattactgttgccaacccttgcttgtctttgaccattctcatctgtgtgtgtgtttctaataaacatctgcaaatggaatcgcagtcggcttccgcctcctccttacagaatacttcgccaGACCAGACTCCAGCGGATGTAACACACATGCAACGATTGATGGCATACCaggaggagctattgaaaggttaccaGTCCCAATTGAATCAACTGCAGTCGGTGAACGAACACCTCACCCAGTACATTCGGAATCTACCACCTACTACGTCTTCTACGGTAAACCTTGCCTTACCCGAAAagtttgacggttctgctgaaTGATGCAAAGGTTTCATTCGCCAGGTCAGGTtgtatttggagtttcagcatggtagattcaacaatgaagaaaccaagtgtgcatttattatgacgcTACTGACAGGAATAGCGATTGACTGGGTGACTGCAGTTTGGGATACAGATccccacatcaagacatctgctaattattttttacagatgctacgagaggtgtttgaatatcctgcagggggcAAGGATATCTCAACACAGCTGATGGATCTGTCCCAGGGTAAACGCACTGCTGCTGATCATGCTATTGAGTTCCAGACGCTCGCTGCTCAAAGTGGCTGGAATGATATCGCACTCAAGGTGACTTTCAAGTGGAGTCTCACGGCAGAATTACAGAGGGAATTGGCGTGTAAAAGTGAGGACTTATCCTTTTCTGATCTCGTCAACTTAACTATCCGTATTGACAATCTTAAGCGCCAGGCACCACAACGTAAAGCGCCGTCTAAGATCACGAGCCAGGAAAAGGATAAAGTACGACACGAGTTAATGGGAAGACCGGAACCCATGCAAGTAGACTCCCAACGTGTCTCTATTGAAGAACGCGAGCGCCAGCGTCGTCTTCAActatgcttttactgtggagaaggAAAACATTATCAGGATGACTGTCCTCACAGACCCACCACCGCCAACCGGGTAAATATGGATCATTTTTACATGCTCAGCAACAAGGCTCTCATGTTACCTATCATGCTtagaataaacaatgtaaatgttatgttgaCAGCAATGGTTGACTTGGCGCGCGCCTTGAACATCATCAGTCGTGAGGTAGTCGAAAAGtatcacattccttctcaaccctgtgaatctgttttaaggatTAAGACCATTAATGACGATGACATCGGAAGGGGCGTTTCTCATAGAACCAGGACTCTTACTCTCCAGGCTGACATGTTCCACAAGGAAGCCATTACGTTCTATATTgttgattcatccaagtatgaagTAATCCTCGAATTCCCCTGGCTCTCTGTACACGACCCAACTATATCCTGGGGTAGAGGTGAGTTGTAATGGTCTCACACTTGTATGTACGAACAGATGCTTTGCTGTATCACCAAAGAACTGCCTCACCACCAGTATAGAGAGTCCAGATGATCAAAGGAGAGTCAAGATACCAGTATGCTACAGTCAACTTTCAGAAGTGTTTAGCAAATCAAgggcaacagaattaccacctcaccgaccatgggactgtgcgattgacctcctaccttttctcaatggctggatgtctaagtggtgcccgcagaacaacataggctttatagacaattggatgagtttctggggcagacctgacctgttgaaaagagatggtcttcacccctcttggggtggtgccgctcttctatctagaaatatggcatatagtcttatagctccaacatgaccaactagtgcccaggtcaggaagcagacagaccggctaaaccgaccgtctgctagctgcctcacgtcacagaaggcagttaattctcagcacatagagactctttcacctagatatcacactatagagactgtgtctgttccccgaattagaatatgcagagaacgtccaaacctaatcaaaagcaataatttaattaatgtccaacaaattaaaactacctataattcaaataagcaaacgataaaacttggctcgctaaatattagatcactttccacaaaaagcactttatgtatatgatttgatcaatgatcagaagctagatttgctttgtttgacagaaacctggctaaaaccagatgattatattactctaaatgaatctaccccaaaattatttctataaaaatgagccacgtttaaaaggtagaggggaggtgttgctacaatttataacaatattcttagtacttctcagagggcaggctttaaatataactcatttgaagttttggtgctgcatataacattatctacagaatcatgtgctagtgataaatcttctgtcatgtttgtactggctactgtatacaggccaccagggcacagcacagatttcattaaagaatttgctgattttctaactgagttagtactggccgcagataaagtcttaattgttggcgattttaatatccatgttgataatgaaaagactcattaggatcagctttcttagacattttaaactccattggggttagacaacacgtctctggacctactcattgtcaaaatcatactctagatctaatactgtcacatggagtggatgttaaaatggttgaagtactgcagcaaagtgatgacatttcagatcactatctagtcttgtgtgaactctgtatagttaaacctgtaaactctgcaccttattacaagtatggtagaaccatcacttccaccacaaaagaaagctttctaaataaccttcctgacttatctcaattccttagttcatccaatacgatgcaaaaacttgatgatgtaacagaaactatgcactctcttttttctagcactttagatacagttgctcctttgcacttaaaaaagataaaagaaaacaatctgactccatggtataatgacaacacacgcaccctaaagagagcagcccggaaaatggagcgcaggtggagaaaaaccaaattagaagtatttcgtattgcctggcgggagagtatgctgtcatacagaaaagcattaaaaatagca includes these proteins:
- the LOC122359358 gene encoding paraneoplastic antigen Ma1 homolog, which produces MEVNEIIAWCREKSVELDRVLILSKVPTDCDDRVVYDVLDTVLGIGKCKVLDRHSDETKQYQFILIEIACSISEISIPSEIGGPEVGPWYTQVVHVAAETPKQREEEFQSKLISFLQKEGKSLADIPSVVSPAPDLNTKLVDAINSLVQTCHVASSEERVGYRRLRPFSGFIPTPPGEDEYEVWVEQTTHILEEWQCSDNIKKQRLVECLRGPAADIVRFEKTGNPTATFSDYLSVLESTFGTTEDAADLMLKFGALTRMRRKKLSAYILRLDRMLHSMLRKKGIEYSALNHLRMRQIVRGALSSDLVAMRLRMTHKLCAPPSFNELMKEVREEENIANSRSSLQSKVAVSVVSSAKKESSANTNLADSEVEKLKKEIRGLKNEVSRLSAAAKEPVTHDRPTMHSLSATAESKTPIRPVIKAGVFCYRCGEDGHLKRDCNNEENLRKVNQRLIRMRQSSGNFSGAQ